Proteins co-encoded in one Nicotiana sylvestris chromosome 7, ASM39365v2, whole genome shotgun sequence genomic window:
- the LOC104249293 gene encoding gamma-glutamyl hydrolase 1-like, translated as MSNYYFITISLFVAVVATAIESSSELSVPAGCPVPDPRLNYRPVIGIISHPGDGASGRIVNSTSVSYVAASYVKFVESAGARVIPLLFDDSPQVLNQKLDLVNGVIFPGGWARKGKYFETVKAIFKKVLEKNDAGEHFPLLAINLGFELLMMIVSKDNNILEKFSVSNQASKLHFVETVNIEDTVFGRFPPTLIKKLSKECLVLQRNKYGLSPEKFQANDDLSSFFIMLTTSTDTRNKVFVSTLQAENYPITALQWHPEKSAFEWGSAAIPHSEDAVQVTQLVANYFVSEARKSSNKPDAQKVLDSLIYNYSPTYSGKAGKGYDEVYIFNGPALSSL; from the exons ATGTCGAACTACTATTTCATCACTATCTCTCTTTTCGTGGCGGTAGTGGCTACCGCCATTGAGTCGTCGTCGGAGTTGTCTGTCCCCGCCGGCTGTCCTGTGCCGGACCCTAGACTTAATTACCGGCCAGTGATCGGGATTATTAGCCATCCCGGTGACGGAGCCTCGGGTCGCATAGTTAATTCCACCAGCGTTTCGTACGTTGCTGCTTCGTATGTCAAGTTTGTCGAGTCGGCTGGTGCTAGGGTCATTCCACTTTTGTTTGACGATTCTCCTCAAGTTCTCAATCAA AAACTTGATCTAGTTAATGGCGTGATCTTCCCAGGAGGGTGGGCGAGGAAGGGTAAATATTTTGAGACTGTCAAAGCAATTTTCAAG AAAGTTTTGGAGAAGAATGATGCCGGTGAACATTTCCCTCTCCTCGCTATCAACCTCGGATTTGAGCTTTTGATGATGATCGTCTCCAAG GACAACAATATTCTTGAGAAATTCAGTGTATCAAATCAGGCATCTAAACTTCATTTCGTGGAAACCGTGAATATTGAAGATACAGTATTTGGGAG ATTCCCACCTACATTAATAAAGAAGTTGAGTAAGGAATGCCTTGTGCTACAAAGAAACAAG TATGGTTTATCACCAGAAAAGTTTCAAGCAAATGATGATCTATCTAGCTTTTTCATTATGTTGACTACTAGCACAGATACACGCAACAAG GTCTTTGTTTCTACTCTTCAAGCAGAAAACTATCCCATAACTGCTTTACAGTGGCACCCAGAG AAAAGTGCTTTTGAATGGGGATCAGCAGCAATTCCACATTCTGAGGATGCAGTTCAAGTGACTCAACTCGTTGCCAACTATTTTGTCAG TGAAGCAAGAAAGTCTTCTAATAAACCGGATGCTCAAAAAGTACTTGACAGCCTTATCTACAATTACAGTCCCACTTATAGTGGAAAGGCTGG GAAGGGTTACGATGAGGTTTACATTTTCAATGGTCCTGCATTGAGCTCTCTTTAG
- the LOC104249294 gene encoding F-box protein At5g07610-like produces the protein MTENFKQMISKSSFCPAENIAGSDDLLKEILLRLPASSVLRFSCVSHRWRSFISDPYFRQLHSRRSSAITDGLFLFRKSDKKYHLDHLFNFSDTSKRKVVPSNIRTFTDSFRSVEPLHCCNGLLCLKLLQPDNDDVLYCVYNPRTNRHTNIPLPDINDEEEIVSMNLAFDPKRSSNYKIICIVKERLGFLRWLTFSNNWKESGQGVRVRGEYYFGKGVFLNGTIYWTSKHSAFVCFDMDNDSLKIMPSTSVPEGRNGRKIKYFGESAGNLHLIEENVLRSTLLNVFELENDYSNWYVKYVVDVDDLTRLFPLMVINEPESLDVIGYQFDVLCFVDGEKDGKTMLVLSLPEKMISYDIKNMSIKELLNVQLEELHLSIEGFIVYNYKWYHAYKHVETLALV, from the coding sequence ATGACTGAAAACTTCAAGCAGATGATATCAAAATCATCATTTTGTCCGGCCGAAAATATCGCCGGCAGCGATGATCTCTTAAAGGAAATTCTCTTACGATTACCCGCCAGTTCTGTTCTCCGTTTCAGTTGCGTCTCCCATCGCTGGCGTTCCTTCATCTCCGACCCTTATTTCCGGCAACTCCATTCTCGCCGGAGCTCCGCCATTACCGACGGCCTCTTCTTGTTCCGTAAATCCGACAAGAAGTACCACTTAGACCACCTCTTTAATTTCTCCGACACTAGTAAAAGAAAAGTTGTCCCTTCTAATATCCGCACTTTTACAGACAGCTTCCGTTCAGTTGAACCGTTGCACTGTTGTAATGGTTTGTTGTGCCTTAAGCTTCTTCAACCTGATAATGATGACGTGTTATATTGTGTTTATAACCCTCGTACAAATCGACACACTAATATTCCACTGCCTGATATTAATGATGAAGAAGAAATTGTGTCAATGAATTTGGCTTTTGATCCGAAAAGGTCAAGCAATTACAAGATTATTTGCATTGTTAAAGAAAGATTAGGGTTTTTGAGGTGGTTGACTTTTTCTAATAATTGGAAGGAATCGGGTCAAGGGGTTCGGGTCAGAGGAGAGTATTATTTTGGGAAAGGGGTATTTTTGAATGGTACTATATATTGGACCAGTAAACATTCAGCTTTTGTGTGCTTTGATATGGATAATGATAGTCTGAAAATAATGCCTAGTACTTCTGTTCCTGAGGGGCGTAACGGAAGaaaaattaagtattttggtgAATCTGCTGGAAATTTGCATCTTATCGAGGAAAATGTGCTTCGGTCCACATTGCTCAATGTGTTTGAATTGGAGAATGATTATTCAAACTGGTACGTGAAATATGTTGTGGATGTTGATGATCTGACTCGTTTGTTTCCTCTAATGGTGATTAATGAGCCGGAGTCTCTTGATGTTATCGGTTACCAATTTGATGTGCTGTGTTTTGTTGATGGTGAGAAAGATGGGAAGACGATGCTCGTGTTGTCATTACCAGAAAAAATGATCTCTTATGATATCAAGAATATGAGTATTAAGGAGCTTCTGAATGTGCAGCTAGAAGAACTTCATCTCAGCATTGAAGGTTTTATTGTGTACAACTATAAATGGTATCATGCTTACAAGCATGTTGAAACACTTGCTCTTGTTTAG
- the LOC104249295 gene encoding uncharacterized protein: MGCSGSSHAKPKRIVKKIIRKPKPWKHPQPITRSQLMQLREEFWDTAPHYGGKKEIWDALRAAAEADLDLAQAIVDSAGVIVHNTDMTICFDETGTKYELPKYVLSEPTNMIRYD, from the exons ATGGGTTGCAGCGGATCGTCTCACGCCAAGCCAAAGA gaATTGTGAAAAAGATAATAAGAAAGCCAAAACCATGGAAGCATCCACAGCCAATAACAAGAAGTCAGTTGATGCAGCTAAgggaagagttttgggacactgcTCCTCACTATGGTGGCAAGAAAG AAATCTGGGATGCACTTCGTGCTGCGGCTGAAGCTGATCTAGACCTAGCTCAAGCAATTGTGGATAGTGCTGGGGTCATTGTCCACAACACTGACATGACCATCTGCTTTGATGAAACAG GTACCAAATATGAACTACCGAAGTACGTATTGAGCGAGCCAACGAACATGATAAGATACGATTGA
- the LOC104249297 gene encoding uncharacterized protein: MRNSLLFFTFIALFIAYFLFQVHAAAPAGPLIKHLNSLLKWSRSTSKTPQSDGNILQFEDGYLVETVVEGNELGVVPYKIRVSHDGELFAVDALNSKIVRITPPLSQYSRARLVAGSFQGHTGHVDGKPSDARFKDPKGVTMDDKGNIYVADTANLAIRKIGEAGVTTIAGGKSNVPGYRDGPSEDAQFSSDFDVIYIRPTCSLLVVDRGNAALRQISLSQEDCDYQYSSVSTIDIVMVIGAILIGYAACMLQQGFGSKMQVQVEVEQQEPSLIKEKPTPVVEIVKEEQEAGWPSFGQLVWDLSKLAVEALGSLFGYVVPLHIRHKSFSRPGLTPLKDSLNMPEDEVEPPLVQKQRAPAPASESRQVPTVGDKFPEGKPTKLRSSSFKDPTLSTKHRSSRRHEYAEYYRTSGEVPPYGHVRSKSQKERTKHRRQDKGVEAGVEAKPTEMKPVNYEDPKYAHYNMRSKYGDPFPRYS, encoded by the exons ATGAGAAATTCCCTTTTGTTTTTCACTTTCATAGCTCTTTTTATTGCTTATTTTCTATTTCAGGTACATGCCGCTGCCCCTGCTG GGCCGTTGATAAAGCACTTGAATTCTCTACTCAAATGGTCTAGGTCTACCTCTAAAACTCCCCAATCAG ATGGGAATATTCTTCAATTTGAAGATGGCTACTTAGTTGAGACTGTTGTTGAAGGAAATGAACTTGGTGTTGTTCCATATAAGATCCGTGTCTCACATGATGGTGAACTATTTGCTGTTGATGCTCTTAATAGCAAAATTGTTCGAATTACTCCCCCGTTATCTCAGT ATAGTAGAGCAAGATTGGTTGCTGGTTCATTTCAAGGTCACACTGGCCACGTGGACGGGAAGCCAAGTGATGCTCGTTTTAAAGATCCAAAAGGAGTTACCATGGATGACAAAGGAAATATTTATGTTGCTGATACTGCTAATTTGGCTATTAGGAAGATTGGAGAAGCAG GCGTGACAACAATTGCTGGAGGAAAGTCTAATGTTCCAGGATACAGGGATGGGCCAAGTGAGGATGCACAATTCTCAagcgactttgatgttatatacATTCGGCCAACTTGTTCATTACTTGTTGTTGATCGAGGAAATGCTGCTCTTAGGCAAATTTCTCTCAGCCAGGAAGATTGTGACTACCAGTACAGCTCAGTATCAACCATAG ATATTGTCATGGTTATTGGTGCTATTTTAATAGGGTATGCTGCGTGTATGCTCCAGCAGggatttggttccaagatg CAAGTACAGGTGGAAGTGGAGCAACAGGAACCTTCTTTAATCAAGGAGAAGCCCACTCCTGTTGTTGAAATTGTTAAAGAAGAACAGGAAGCAGGATGGCCATCATTTGGGCAGCTTGTCTGGGATTTGTCCAAGCTTGCAGTAGAGGCTCTGGGTTCCCTTTTTGGCTATGTCGTTCCACTGCACATTAGACACAAGAGCTTTAGTAGACCTGGACTAACTCCATTGAAAGATTCACTCAACATGCCTGAAGATGAAGTTGAGCCCCCGTTAGTCCAAAAGCAGAGGGCACCAGCGCCTGCTTCTGAGAGCAGACAGGTACCAACTGTCGGTGATAAATTTCCCGAGGGAAAGCCCACCAAGCTTAGGTCTAGTAGTTTTAAAGACCCTACCTTGTCAACCAAGCACAGGTCTTCCAGACGACATGAGTATGCAGAATATTACAGGACATCAGGTGAAGTTCCTCCATACGGGCACGTGAGGTCTAAAAGCCAGAAAGAAAGAACCAAACATCGACGACAAGACAAAGGTGTAGAGGCAGGAGTCGAGGCAAAACCTACTGAAATGAAACCAGTAAACTATGAGGATCCAAAATATGCTCATTACAACATGAGGAGCAAGTATGGAGACCCTTTCCCGCGTTATTCATGA